CAGCCTATATTTTTCCGGCCACCCTAATATGCAAACActtttactattaaaattattttctcttgaTACAATCAGTGGTATAGTACTGTAGTACTAAAAAAATGTGGCCTGGCGGTACTTTCATAGAAACTTTGAATTAcgatagaaatttagagaataagTTAGAGACTTGGTTACTAACTGAGGAGATTAAATTTTCGAAGATTACCTGAACCTTCAAAAAACTCTGttgacattttccaaaatttctgtaaagttatcagggaaattataaaaatcattgcATAGTTCCTGGAAATCTATGGtaattattgcaaattcattaatATGCATGAAGCAacagacatttaaaaaatgggaCTATATAATATATTTCCACCACAAACTGAACCTTTCCAGAAGGTATATGACATCAAGTGACTGTTGATGACTGTTCATCAACAaaccaaaattaagaaattaaaaaaaattgcaatgtgcGGTCTGAAAATAAGATATGAGTTAAAATGAATAAATCGGTTCTTAAGATGTGTactttcaagatttgaaaatattttatattttatttttagagtaTAGAGTGGAGGGAAACGAAGTTAGTTGTCATTCTCAATTATTTGAAAGtgcttttttatgttttgaatatAGAAAACACTtcacaaactttgaaaataatcatttagtATAAATAACATGACATGAAACATAAAACATAAGTTTAATTCTTATAATCATTTCTCTTAGTAacataaaaaaaagcaaaatgggCTTTAcacactttaaataaatatttggattttttttgtaatcttcgttttgaattttttaaattcaaatactcgtaacttgttccaaacattttttttttagaaatttgaaacacAAGTGTCGTCCTCCTCTCTTTGAAAACCCACATATTTtagttaaagttaaaattaattaaggcAACCGCATCAATTCACAACTTGGAAAAATCCCCACAAACATGAGTCTCTGTAGTCACGAAATTCCGAATAATAATCTCATCTATGAATCATTGCGATAAATATATTTGTATGACCTATTTCTGACATAAAGTATGCCCACCAGCCCCGACTACACCACTGGATACaattcttaagggcatgctcttcgtgaccacgtgaccaaactagtccccggatatgagcattttttttgtgttcactgtgtccacacggattgaaatatcgtgtttaaaatttgacagattaaataaaaagcactaaagaacgtttgtatacaacAATaggtttatagttttaaagaaagtttatttataaatcgatgaaataggatattaccattcgagttatagcactttgcagataatttttggtttgatgcatttcggattttttgtttCGCATATATTGAGctctgacaccaattttggactaaatcgtctaaacgttaaaaaaaattaatgtaagcaatacaatttgcacattcgttgcaaatcaacaaataagtatctgcatacacgtaacccataattatttttctggcaattttttcttgagaaatgttcatcttcagaaaataataaaaattttctaatcgtTATATATTCTTTTGTGGATTTTTTCTACTGGTGTGAAATAATTCTAAGTTataccaaaccaataataataaaatttcgcccgggggcgaaagacaaggcgagccCGACGCTGAGCCCTGTCGGTTGGTTCACTGTCagcaatagttatcagctgatcgattcaacgtcaaaaataaaacGTTAAGAATTATTGAAGTTGGTTGGAAAGCTCCAAAGAGTAAATTTGATGACATTTCTGGTgctgctatgtttccaatttgaaatttatcttttatttttaggaccaaaaaaatgcaaatcattctacacaaaaatgtcatggacgaacttagtcacgtgatctcgagtTTATCGTCGTTCGAAGTTTCTTTTGTTCTCCGctagaaatctctaaaaattctccaaaaataatgataggttacgtgtgtgcagatacttatttgttgattagcaacgaatgtgcaaattttattgtttacattaattttttttaaggtttagatgATTTAagccaaaattggtgtcagtgctcaatatacgcgaaccaaaaaatccaaaatgcatcaaaccaaaaattatctgcaaagtgctataactcgaatggtaatatcctatttcatcgttttataaataaaatttctttaaaactataaacatattgatgtatacaaacgttctttagtgccttttatttaatctgtcaaattttaaacacgatatctcaatccgtgtggacacagtgaatacCAAAGAAATTaccataaccggggactagtttggtcacgtggtcacgaagagcatgcccttaaatataaattgaatatgTTTACCTCTAACTGATGCGGTTTGCGAATATACACTGCTACATTGTCAAAGCCAAAAGGAACCATCATAAGACcatctttaaatttattgaaggTATCAGAAAACCATTGgaatcgatctgtgaaaaaaaatgatcgttaatcaattataataataaaacatttttttgaagttaatgATTAATCATAAAAGccatttataatttacaaaaatttgtatggaaattaataaacttttagaaccaaatatttattgaataatataaagttttcacATGTAGATTTTTATAATGAAGTTCTTTctgtaaattattgtttttaaagtcTAGTATTTatgtcatttataattttttgtttgattaagtaataaatatattttcttattatttttccaattaaaatcaatttattctcCCATATATGCTCCTTgtagatttttaagaattatacaATATTATACGTCGgggtggtttaaaaatgcattgggAAAATTACTACGAATTTTCAtgcacctcccccccccccaattttttaaaatacacaaataaatgtgtgtttttaaaaattatattacattagACTGATAGGTCCGGTAAACCACATGATGTTTAACAggtatttcttataaaaaaaaatctgtccgcttcgCGGGGACATTCTCATCCCGCATtgtgcgcgcggctcgcaagtttaagtgcgcctagggcgcgcgatggctggttctcgcgcttcgcgctccgtCTTTTTGCAcagacattttaaaactaaatgtgaAAGCACCGACAAtaataatttggtgattgtgaattctcttttgttaaagctccttcggctttaacgaacacattctcatcacgtatctcgtgcttcgcactcgtgGTTACATCTGAAATTCTATATGTAAATTTGTGCACATACTGTTCGTGCTTTCcctaaaagtactttattaatAGGGAAAAGGTTTTcgtataaatttcgaaatatcaaGATGAACAAGggatttattaaatgaaacaagTGATCGAATGATCTTACAtcattgaaagttctttttataCTGACTTCATCTTTCGGGTCATCAGACCTCAGAAGTCTCAAGTTGTCCCAAAGTGGGGCTAACATAAACAAATCTAGTCGTTGATATGATTAGACGAAATAGCATGGAGAAACATATATCCATACAAAAATGCGTGAACATAAAACATAGCTCACTTTCGAgcttattgaaaaatgaagaattatttaaaatacattagttGGCTTATACATACTCCCCCTGTTGAGAAAGTAAGCGATCAACCCTCATTTTCACATACATTTTCGTAGATAGGGagaataccaatttttttaactggtctTTTCAGAATGTTATTAACAGTCTTTAATGTTACGCACCGAACAATACCATCGTTTCCGGGATGCAGCTGATGAATTCTCGCCAATGGCCATTGCATACAAGGAAGATTATCGTCCGTTACAATAACAAGCATACCTTCTTTTGGATTGACAGTATTAACATTCCATTTTTGACGTATAGTTAATTCGTTTAAATATTCGATGCTCCATCTTTTCCAAANNNNNNNNNNNNNNNNNNNNNNNNNNNNNNNNNNNNNNNNNNNNNNNNNNNNNNNNNNNNNNNNNNNNNNNNNNNNNNNNNNNNNNNNNNNNNNNNNNNNGATCCATTTCTGATACATTAAAATGTTCTGCAGAATTAAAGCAAATAGAATTGAATTCTATTTGTAGCATTAGTTTGAGAAAACATAGATTTTACTAACCTCCATCGTAAATTTATTCATGGTATCAAGAGCAGATTTAAATTCTGCTCCATATTTTGTTCTGTAAAATATACAATCTAGTGCCAACCAAGGTCGATACATTCTTTTGAGAGCTATTTCAGCAACtctaaaaataatcttaaaaatttggtattCTGGAAAGAtaacattttgataattttttataatcaaacagAAATTTATACTTTGGGAGAGCGGCCATATATTCATTTTCAAGATTCCTTTGGACATCTACGTTCACACCCATGGCTGTTTCTAAAATAATGTTGTACACACTTTATTGTCAATTTCATAAGCaacataaaaatagaaataattttgaaaattacagttACATAAATAACATATTGTTTTTAAGCaaacaatatttagaataattttgattttataaatcaaattttagaaacattcaaCGTTGAAatgtgtgaaattaaaaaaaaataatgtttaaaagcacttttttaattttttgaatatcaaataagaattctttttactgttaatttaacttgaaattttttaaatttgtgtgttttaaatacagaaacttctcaattaaaaaataccttcAAAAGAGTTAATACAactgatattaaaaaatgcatttttttaaataccacaaAGGATGTCGAGGGCACATCTATTAGCGAAATCAAAAAAATCGATTGGTTTTCCcggattctttttaatttcttcttccaTAACTTGATTGAGTATTTCTGCCTTTTCtgacattatttcaaaaaatgtatcaactaCTCCAAAATGAAAAGCTGGTGTAATCATTTTCCTATGGTGGAACCATTTTTCTCCTGGGTTAcaccaaaatatttgattatcatgtaaaggaaatttttaacttaaatttggcatttaaacatagaaaaaaCCTTATGAATCGTTTACCTGTCGAAGTTAAAAGACCTTGTCCTAGCCAAGGATCCAGGGTGCCATAAATGTAAGATTTCTTAATAAGTTCCGTACTGGAAAGAATCaccttcaacatttttaaaaataattatcacttATTCCTTTATTCTATACTCTAAACCGCTCTAAACTATATcggttttatgaaatttttcacagGTAGGCTCGATTATGTTCAACTCAAAAGTGCTTGAACGTCCAGTTTCTCTTTTCAACGTGTTTTGAGTATGTCCCTgagccaaagaaaaaaaatcgtacttttggttagaaaaacgattaaaaactctttttcaaaaaacaacgcAATATATGAATAGTctattcatagttaaaaattgttctccttcctgaaatatataaaattatatcctTGCTGGATTTTTATCTggtataaattagaaaaaaaattagtaaagtaGCATTTAATTTAACGGACAacactttcttgttaaaaacatttgtttttgtacGACCCCCTTCAAAACTCGATATTGCATACACGTGAAGCGTGTATGCGTGTATGTGTGGAAAAATACATTTgtgattattttggttaaaatattgattaCACAGGAAAAAGCTTCAAACAAAAGGTGGACTACTTCCAGAGGAGAATTTTTTCTaaggaaacattttttgataaaagtgaacaatttcgatacaacatcaatttaaaaaattaaaaaattcagagccAGAATAGAAAGGTGGTTTTCTTTGTAGGaagcaattttattgaaaaatttcaagagctaAAAGATATACGCCTTTTTGGGTCTACTTCAACTTTCAtgaagaaaatttattctaatgtttATATTCAAAAAGCTAATGCGTATTTCTGAATGTGCATACTTTAACGTGCTGTACCTTtagcaatttttaatcaaatcttctGGAAATTTGTACATGCATAATGTAAAGATGTGATTGTTTTGGTTTTTGAGCTTTAAAgcagagaaaaaattgttttttaactctaaaatttaagaaatataattttttgtattgatatCATATCTTAAAGggacagaaaagttaaattttcttcttaaataagATCTGTTCATAATATACTGATAATAAACCCCTTAAATTTTCTAGatctaataaaatgatttttattatcgtatatttttttgaatcttaacaaaatatatatttattaccatttaaaaatattgaacattattattaaatGGAAAGACGGTTGTAGTGGTCATTGTAATAATGCTCTAGttagttaaataaatgtttaaaaaatacttatatatagttagtattttaaaggattaaacgAAATACTTATTTTTCTGCTTA
The sequence above is drawn from the Belonocnema kinseyi isolate 2016_QV_RU_SX_M_011 chromosome 7, B_treatae_v1, whole genome shotgun sequence genome and encodes:
- the LOC117176624 gene encoding cytochrome P450 4C1-like, with the protein product MLKVILSSTELIKKSYIYGTLDPWLGQGLLTSTGEKWFHHRKMITPAFHFGVVDTFFEIMSEKAEILNQVMEEEIKKNPGKPIDFFDFANRCALDILCETAMGVNVDVQRNLENEYMAALPKVAEIALKRMYRPWLALDCIFYRTKYGAEFKSALDTMNKFTMEIDSNGFLIPSINLKMVL